In one Nicotiana sylvestris chromosome 8, ASM39365v2, whole genome shotgun sequence genomic region, the following are encoded:
- the LOC104229544 gene encoding small ribosomal subunit protein uS11m-like, with product MKVIRSVLWAANAFKLHSSQAFRTFSALPNYGIQGKIESKICSDQHSILGMNVYSPHNVGRRCFIHSESPKEAEMGNNSRPMDFVRGLTEDNTRGFLGGAPLSRYHVEQDADIVHIKVLRNNAFVTVTDSKGNKKFGSTAGKITGKGTKIARYAAESTAEHIGREARDRGLRSVVMKVNGFTFFKKKKQAILSFREGYTHSRGDKNPVVFIEDTTRRPHNGCRLSKKRRI from the exons ATGAAAGTTATACGCAGTGTCTTATGGGCTGCGAATGCTTTCAAATTACATTCTTCTCAAGCTTTCAGGACCTTTTCTGCACTTCCAAATTATG GTATTCAAGGGAAGATTGAAAGCAAAATATGCAGTGATCAGCACTCAATCTTGGGAATGAATGTTTATTCACCACATAATGTTGGTAGGAGGTGTTTCATACATTCTGAAAGCCCAAAGGAAGCTGAGATGGGAAACAATTCTCGACCAATGGACTTTGTTAGAGGACTTACGGAGGACAATACGAGGGGTTTTCTGGGTGGTGCTCCACTTTCTAGGTATCACGTTGAGCAGGATGCTGATATTGTTCATATAAAAGTTCTTCGCAACAATGCCTTTGTCACTGTGACGGATTCAAAAGGGAACAAAAAGTTTGGGTCTACTGCAGGTAAGATAACAGGAAAAGGAACGAAAATTGCAAGATACGCTGCCGAATCAACTGCAGAACATATTGGGCGTGAAGCCAGAGACCGGGGCTTGAGGTCAGTGGTCATGAAAGTAAATGGCTTTACTTTCTTTAAGAAAAAGAAGCAAGCAATTCTAAGCTTCAGAGAGGGCTATACTCACTCTCGTGGAGATAAGAATCCTGTGGTTTTCATCGAGGACACTACGCGACGTCCCCATAACGGATGCCGCCTCTCAAAGAAGCGTCGCATCTAA
- the LOC104229545 gene encoding anamorsin homolog, with the protein MDGQIGGGNVLVLAEDVMVPVSVVSSAISIVRKEGIEKLDPNIITQASSQSLTSVKSASMDIVALICRSLEFPSDKLCGHISRVLKPGGTVLLSLSSQLISKENSTHERKLLLAGFSDAQSSEAGQSFVITAKKPSWKIGSSFSIKKVAKSLPEVQIDDYSDLIDEDSLLSEEDLKKPQLPSVGDCEVGKTRKACKNCTCGRAEAETKVQLGPTAEQLNNPQSACGSCGLGDAFRCSTCPYKGLPPFKLGEKVTLSGNFLDADI; encoded by the exons ATG GACGGCCAAATTGGAGGCGGTAATGTACTGGTGCTTGCTGAGGATGTTATGGTACCAGTTAGTGTGGTATCCAGTGCAATCAGCATCGTAAGGAAAGAGGGGATTGAGAAGTTGGACCCTAATATTATTACTCAAGCTTCATCCCAGA GCCTGACATCAGTGAAGTCTGCTTCTATGGATATCGTTGCTCTCATCTGTAGGTCCCTTGAGTTCCCTAGTGATAAATTGTGTGGGCACATCTCAAGAGTGTTGAAGCCTGGTGGAACAGTCCTACTTAGTCTAAGTTCTCAGTTAATCTCGAAG GAAAACTCCACCCATGAGCGCAAATTATTGTTGGCTGGATTCTCTGATGCACAGTCATCTGAAGCTGGCCAGTCTTTCGTG ATAACAGCAAAGAAACCTTCATGGAAGATTGGTTCATCCTTCTCTATCAAGAAAGTCGCAAAAAGTTTGCCGGAAGTTCAGATTGATGATTATTCAGATCTCATTGATGAGGATAGCCTTCTCAGTGAAGAAGATCTGAAGAAACCTCAATTGCCAAGTG TTGGTGATTGTGAAGTTGGAAAGACAAGGAAAGCATGCAAAAATTGTACGTGTGGAAGGGCTGAAGCTGAAACAAAGGTACAACTTGGACCAACGGCGGAACAGCTGAACAATCCTCAGTCAGCCTGTGGCAGT TGTGGTCTAGGTGATGCTTTCCGTTGCAGTACGTGTCCTTATAAGGGTCTTCCTCCATTCAAACTAGGCGAAAAG GTAACACTTTCTGGGAATTTTCTTGATGCTGACATCTAA